One genomic window of Methanosarcina acetivorans C2A includes the following:
- a CDS encoding TetR/AcrR family transcriptional regulator has product MDPQVKDKKTAIVDAALMLFTERGFHGTSTAQISKEAGVATGTLFNYFPTKEYLINSLYFEVKGELSRCMGKGIKAESTFQDKLRKLWSNLINWG; this is encoded by the coding sequence ATGGACCCGCAGGTTAAGGACAAAAAAACCGCAATTGTGGACGCAGCCCTGATGCTCTTTACGGAAAGGGGTTTTCACGGCACATCAACCGCCCAGATTTCAAAGGAGGCGGGGGTTGCCACAGGCACTCTATTCAATTACTTCCCTACGAAGGAATATCTCATAAATAGCCTGTATTTTGAGGTAAAAGGAGAGCTAAGCCGTTGTATGGGAAAAGGGATCAAGGCAGAAAGCACTTTCCAGGACAAGTTGAGAAAGCTCTGGTCAAATTTAATCAATTGGGGGTAG
- a CDS encoding TetR/AcrR family transcriptional regulator encodes MARVTKTVEERHQEIIDTAKALFMENGFDKTQISDIAKRMNVAQGLVYHYFKSKTEMLYAVIDELAEEKQKEMETVMNRTESTALEKLTMLLSFKMNSDNFGKLMPSISSDVAIIEYCSIKKAAVAMPILLSLIKQGNSDGSWNCDYPEESALFILRGLSGFSDSTDDLAVKTEKEQILIHIIFKVLGLPSN; translated from the coding sequence ATGGCAAGAGTAACAAAAACAGTTGAAGAGCGCCATCAGGAGATTATAGACACTGCGAAAGCGCTCTTTATGGAAAATGGGTTTGATAAAACACAAATATCAGATATTGCAAAGAGAATGAACGTGGCACAGGGACTTGTGTATCATTATTTTAAGTCAAAAACAGAAATGCTTTATGCAGTTATTGATGAACTGGCAGAAGAAAAGCAAAAAGAAATGGAAACTGTCATGAATAGGACAGAAAGTACAGCACTTGAAAAGCTAACTATGCTGCTGAGTTTCAAGATGAATTCGGATAATTTCGGAAAGCTTATGCCGAGTATATCCAGTGATGTCGCAATAATTGAATACTGTTCTATTAAAAAAGCAGCAGTTGCTATGCCAATACTGTTGTCTCTAATAAAGCAGGGTAATTCAGACGGTTCATGGAATTGCGATTACCCAGAAGAGAGTGCACTGTTTATTTTACGTGGATTAAGTGGTTTCTCTGATAGTACGGACGATTTAGCCGTTAAAACAGAAAAAGAACAGATACTTATACACATTATTTTTAAAGTTCTTGGTTTACCATCAAATTAG
- a CDS encoding IS481-like element ISMac4 family transposase: MKLNGKKIRWIIAQKSKGESTSTIAEIQGISARRVQQIYKEYVETGQLPQVGINLGRPKNPLSSSDKELIDQTYSDYKFGACYLEILIEGKYNRKISHNRIHNYLLSMDLAKENRKKKQRRKWCRYEREHSMSAAHIDWHENPLLGLQVCAILDDSSRMIIAGGEYVHCNTENTIKVIDELVKEYWDIYPLRELIMDHGSEFGAHRINKDGSWDSDFKRCIEELGIKPILARVRHPQTNGKIEKWFDTYQRFRGEFESFEEFVQWYNKRPHGALKLEQLESPQEAFWNRLPVEAKFRIGVRLFGW, translated from the coding sequence GTGAAACTTAATGGAAAAAAGATACGTTGGATCATTGCTCAAAAATCGAAAGGTGAATCTACCTCGACGATAGCTGAGATCCAGGGGATCTCAGCCCGTCGAGTTCAGCAGATCTACAAAGAATACGTTGAAACTGGTCAGCTTCCTCAAGTTGGCATTAATCTTGGAAGACCAAAGAACCCCTTATCCTCCTCTGATAAGGAATTGATTGACCAAACTTACTCTGATTATAAGTTTGGAGCCTGTTACCTTGAGATTCTCATCGAAGGCAAATATAATCGTAAGATATCTCATAACAGAATCCATAACTATCTACTTAGCATGGACCTTGCCAAGGAAAACCGAAAAAAGAAACAGAGAAGAAAATGGTGTAGATACGAACGCGAACACAGCATGTCTGCTGCACACATCGATTGGCATGAGAATCCCCTGTTAGGACTGCAAGTCTGTGCCATTCTTGATGATTCATCAAGAATGATAATTGCAGGTGGAGAGTACGTTCATTGCAACACGGAGAACACCATTAAAGTGATTGATGAACTTGTTAAAGAGTACTGGGACATATACCCTTTAAGAGAGCTCATTATGGATCATGGAAGTGAATTCGGAGCTCACAGGATTAATAAGGATGGTTCATGGGATAGTGACTTTAAAAGATGCATTGAAGAACTTGGAATCAAACCAATACTTGCAAGGGTAAGACATCCTCAGACAAACGGAAAAATAGAGAAATGGTTCGATACATATCAAAGGTTTAGAGGAGAGTTTGAATCATTTGAAGAATTCGTACAGTGGTATAACAAGAGGCCTCATGGAGCTTTGAAACTTGAACAGTTAGAATCGCCACAGGAAGCATTCTGGAATAGATTACCAGTTGAGGCAAAGTTCAGAATAGGAGTGAGATTGTTTGGGTGGTGA
- a CDS encoding flavodoxin family protein, producing MLKKGNEMKAVIVYASVHHGNTKKIEEAMASVISADVIDVTRKIKPDLSGYDVIGFVSGVYFHTFHEGIKKCIEENMSSKGQKVFLVATCGLGYRDYTKGMKDTLAKKDVLCMGSFQCRGWDTYGIFGKIGGIAKKHPNDRDLKEAQEFVLKTVCKTNN from the coding sequence ATGTTGAAAAAAGGAAATGAAATGAAAGCAGTTATTGTTTACGCATCAGTACATCATGGAAATACGAAGAAGATTGAAGAAGCAATGGCAAGTGTCATATCTGCAGATGTTATTGATGTTACCAGGAAAATAAAACCTGATTTATCAGGGTATGATGTAATCGGATTTGTATCAGGAGTGTACTTCCATACATTTCATGAAGGAATAAAGAAGTGCATTGAGGAAAACATGTCTTCAAAGGGACAGAAAGTGTTCCTTGTAGCTACCTGTGGCTTAGGATACAGGGATTACACAAAAGGAATGAAAGATACATTGGCAAAGAAGGATGTTCTGTGTATGGGGAGCTTTCAGTGCAGGGGTTGGGACACATACGGTATATTCGGGAAAATAGGTGGGATTGCTAAGAAGCACCCGAATGATAGGGACTTAAAAGAAGCACAGGAATTTGTATTAAAAACCGTATGTAAAACAAACAATTGA
- a CDS encoding flavodoxin family protein codes for MKAVIVYASVHHGNTKKIAEAMASVISADVIDVTRKIKPDLSGYDVIGFASGVYFHTFHERIKKCIEENLFSKGQKVFLVATCGLGYRDYTKGIKDILAKKHVSFIGNFQCRGWDTYGIFGKIGGIAKKHPNDRDLKEAQQFVLKTVCEKTIDDVALLG; via the coding sequence ATGAAAGCAGTTATTGTTTATGCATCAGTACATCATGGGAATACGAAGAAGATCGCAGAAGCAATGGCAAGTGTCATATCTGCAGATGTTATTGATGTTACCAGGAAAATAAAACCTGATTTATCAGGGTATGATGTAATCGGATTTGCATCAGGAGTGTACTTCCATACATTTCATGAAAGAATAAAGAAGTGCATTGAGGAAAACCTGTTTTCAAAGGGACAAAAAGTATTCCTTGTAGCTACCTGTGGCTTAGGATATAGGGATTACACAAAAGGAATAAAAGATATATTAGCAAAGAAGCATGTTTCGTTTATTGGGAACTTTCAGTGCAGGGGCTGGGATACATACGGTATATTCGGGAAAATAGGCGGGATTGCTAAGAAGCATCCGAATGATAGGGACTTGAAAGAAGCGCAGCAATTTGTATTAAAAACAGTATGTGAAAAAACGATTGATGATGTTGCTTTACTTGGATAA
- a CDS encoding MBL fold metallo-hydrolase — protein MVFRKIRVLVVERAKIIKLKKIVLHFLFFLLLFCAALILFINIDPAFGGHPTKEQTEMYQHLNNYVDGKFINEDPTELVINSSDASSTDEDSASEAKDRNPTGPIPVSAIDWNKIKSENDSLTWFGHSAFLLSIDNKKLLIDPMLSPIASPVSFVGIKRYEYSEDIMLHLIDEMLPIDAVFITHDHYDHLDYQSIVKLDSKVSHFFVPLGVSAHLVRWGIPEGKITELNWWEETEYQGLTVALTPARHFSGRDPFNIDTTLWGGWVILGNNTRLYTSGDTGYDIHFKEIGKEYGPFDITLIEGAQYDPSWSDIHMVPEQSVQANLDVNGETMMLMHWGAFTLANHGWNEPIERALEEANEREVNIIAPQIGETVLLDSDLQMPLTSWWDF, from the coding sequence ATGGTGTTTAGAAAAATTAGAGTTCTTGTGGTTGAAAGAGCAAAAATAATTAAACTCAAAAAGATCGTGTTACATTTCTTATTCTTTTTACTTCTGTTTTGTGCAGCTCTTATATTATTTATAAACATAGACCCGGCTTTCGGTGGGCATCCAACAAAAGAACAAACAGAAATGTATCAACATTTAAATAATTATGTTGATGGGAAATTTATTAATGAGGATCCTACAGAGTTGGTTATAAATTCCTCAGACGCTTCATCAACGGATGAGGATTCTGCTTCAGAGGCTAAAGACCGCAATCCGACCGGCCCAATTCCGGTTTCTGCTATTGACTGGAACAAAATTAAAAGTGAAAATGATAGCCTGACCTGGTTTGGACACTCTGCTTTTCTGCTTAGCATTGATAATAAAAAGCTATTGATAGACCCTATGTTGAGTCCTATTGCCTCGCCGGTTTCATTTGTGGGAATTAAAAGATATGAATATAGTGAAGATATTATGCTGCATCTTATTGATGAAATGCTGCCTATTGATGCAGTTTTTATTACACATGATCATTATGACCACTTAGACTATCAATCTATTGTAAAACTAGACAGCAAAGTATCACATTTCTTTGTTCCTCTTGGGGTTAGTGCTCATCTGGTTCGATGGGGTATTCCGGAAGGAAAAATTACTGAACTCAATTGGTGGGAGGAAACGGAGTATCAGGGATTAACCGTTGCTTTGACACCAGCCAGACATTTCTCCGGAAGAGATCCGTTTAATATTGATACTACCCTATGGGGTGGATGGGTCATTCTTGGAAATAACACTCGATTATATACTAGCGGAGACACCGGATACGACATCCATTTTAAGGAAATAGGAAAGGAGTACGGACCTTTTGATATCACCTTAATCGAAGGTGCCCAATATGATCCGAGCTGGTCGGATATTCATATGGTACCAGAACAATCTGTCCAGGCCAATTTGGATGTAAATGGTGAGACCATGATGTTGATGCATTGGGGAGCATTTACATTAGCTAATCATGGTTGGAATGAGCCAATAGAAAGGGCGCTGGAAGAAGCAAACGAAAGAGAAGTGAACATAATTGCTCCTCAAATCGGTGAAACTGTTCTATTGGATTCAGACCTGCAAATGCCTCTAACTTCATGGTGGGATTTCTGA
- a CDS encoding permease, translating into MLDLLQREFIYLWYYFSIQFNQIAKYWAFGIFLGSVISVFGKDKIHRLFVSIQNKRLGVFGVVPAGLLGIASPLCMYGTIPIAASFSEKGMRDDWLAAFMMSSILLNPQLLIYSAALGRTAFIIRFVSCLICGILAGLCVRFFFLNKNFFNFSGFAEPANRDTDPNMLIRLLKNIWRNVKATGGYFLIGIALSALFQRYVSPDAFASLFGSQRGFGVLMSATIGVPLYVCGGGTIPLLLEWLRHGMSMGAAAAFMITGPATKITNLGAVKIVLGSRQFGIYLLFTILFAITTGLIIDFHL; encoded by the coding sequence ATGCTTGATTTACTCCAGAGGGAGTTTATATATCTCTGGTACTACTTCAGCATCCAATTCAACCAAATTGCAAAATACTGGGCATTTGGCATTTTCCTGGGCTCGGTAATTTCCGTATTTGGTAAGGACAAGATCCACAGGTTGTTTGTTTCAATTCAAAACAAACGTCTTGGGGTATTTGGGGTGGTTCCGGCAGGCCTGCTCGGAATCGCCTCTCCTCTTTGTATGTACGGAACCATACCTATCGCTGCTTCATTCTCCGAAAAAGGCATGAGAGATGACTGGCTGGCCGCTTTTATGATGAGCTCCATTTTGCTGAATCCCCAGCTACTCATTTACAGCGCCGCTCTCGGCAGGACAGCGTTCATCATACGTTTTGTTTCATGTTTAATTTGCGGTATCCTGGCGGGGCTTTGTGTCCGGTTCTTTTTCCTAAACAAGAATTTTTTTAATTTTTCCGGATTTGCAGAACCGGCAAATCGAGATACAGATCCCAATATGCTGATTCGCCTGTTAAAAAACATCTGGAGAAATGTCAAGGCAACGGGAGGCTATTTTCTTATTGGTATCGCTCTCTCGGCACTTTTTCAGCGCTACGTGTCTCCTGACGCATTTGCAAGCCTATTTGGAAGTCAGCGAGGATTTGGCGTGTTGATGTCCGCAACGATAGGGGTACCTCTATATGTGTGTGGCGGAGGAACCATTCCTTTGCTGCTTGAGTGGTTGCGACATGGCATGAGTATGGGTGCTGCCGCAGCATTTATGATAACGGGGCCAGCAACAAAGATAACGAATCTTGGGGCTGTGAAAATTGTTCTTGGTTCCAGGCAATTCGGTATCTACCTGTTATTCACAATTCTGTTTGCAATTACAACAGGGCTTATTATAGACTTTCATCTATAA
- a CDS encoding transposase, giving the protein MPPYSPNLNPIERVWNLTRKLCAHNRSLQISGY; this is encoded by the coding sequence ATCCCGCCGTACAGCCCGAATCTGAATCCAATTGAAAGAGTGTGGAATCTCACTAGAAAACTGTGCGCTCATAATCGATCATTGCAGATTTCCGGGTATTGA
- a CDS encoding MBL fold metallo-hydrolase: MNKIKKAAAYTFCFLLLSGVGIILFMDIHPAFGGIPTTEQKEAYRELDNYVDGNFVNDVPTRRAFVDPSDTTSTTNTSASEVKDRNPVSPIPVYVIDWNKINSENDSLTWFGHSAFLLNVDNKQLLIDPMLGPVVSPVSFVGRNRYEYSEDIMLHLIDEMPPIDAVLITHDHYDHLDYRSIVKLNNKVSHFFVPLGCSAHLIRWGIPEEKITELNWWEETEYQGLTVALTPSRHSSGRNPFNIDTTLWGGWVILGNKTRVYTSGDSGYGPHFKQIGDKYGPFDITLIEGAQYDRNWPDLHMVPEQAIQANLDVGGKTMMLMHWGAFTLANHAWNEPIERALKEAKIREVNIIAPMIGETVLLDSDLQTSPTSWWDF; the protein is encoded by the coding sequence ATGAACAAAATCAAGAAAGCTGCAGCATACACATTCTGCTTTTTGCTTCTATCGGGTGTTGGAATTATCCTATTCATGGACATACACCCTGCTTTCGGCGGGATTCCAACGACAGAACAAAAAGAAGCTTATCGGGAATTAGATAATTATGTTGATGGCAATTTTGTTAATGATGTACCAACAAGGAGGGCATTTGTAGATCCTTCAGATACTACATCGACAACCAACACTTCTGCTTCTGAAGTTAAAGACCGCAATCCTGTAAGCCCAATTCCTGTTTATGTTATTGACTGGAACAAAATAAACAGTGAAAACGATAGTTTGACATGGTTCGGACACTCTGCTTTTCTGCTTAACGTAGATAATAAACAGTTACTGATAGACCCTATGTTGGGCCCTGTTGTCTCACCGGTCTCATTTGTGGGAAGAAACAGATATGAATACAGTGAAGATATCATGCTGCATCTCATTGATGAAATGCCACCAATCGATGCAGTTCTTATTACACATGACCATTATGATCACTTGGATTACCGGTCCATTGTAAAGCTAAATAACAAAGTATCGCATTTCTTTGTTCCTCTTGGGTGTAGTGCTCATCTGATCCGATGGGGTATTCCGGAAGAAAAAATTACGGAACTCAACTGGTGGGAAGAAACGGAGTATCAGGGTTTGACTGTTGCTTTGACGCCATCCAGGCACAGCTCAGGAAGAAATCCATTCAATATCGATACCACACTCTGGGGAGGCTGGGTCATCCTGGGAAATAAGACCCGGGTGTATACCAGTGGGGACAGCGGATACGGTCCACATTTTAAGCAAATCGGAGACAAATACGGACCTTTTGATATAACCCTGATCGAAGGTGCCCAATATGACCGTAATTGGCCGGATCTCCATATGGTACCTGAACAAGCTATCCAGGCTAATCTGGATGTAGGTGGTAAGACAATGATGCTGATGCATTGGGGAGCATTTACATTGGCTAATCATGCCTGGAATGAACCAATAGAAAGGGCATTAAAAGAGGCAAAAATAAGAGAAGTGAATATAATCGCTCCAATGATCGGCGAGACAGTCCTGTTAGATTCAGACCTGCAAACGTCTCCAACTTCGTGGTGGGATTTCTGA
- a CDS encoding efflux RND transporter permease subunit codes for MASGTDTFVSKNSKVYQNYDYLYLNHFGTDSIVVMVEGSDVTEPELLKALDRAYLSVQKIPGVVEVTSPSTIIKEVNYQMTGRSTIPDDSETIDGIIASTMPSALMPDDTHAVMAVIMEGTVSDSTKEEVLRETEISIELANFPAGYNVIVTGDSAFRIAMDEEMNSTMIMLLALSVLLMIVALYLVFKHVRWRLLPLPIVLVGIIFTFGAMGFLGIPMTMVSMSAFPVLIGIGIDYSIQFHNRIEEEHAHGKTEDEAVIDTIKHAGPAVLNALIITALGFSSLFASTVPMTQDFGKLLITGIVMCFISSLFLGVAVLYGFDKLSKMNILGRLGFNKKSTHHETHSTVVVEEEHEPDFLEKALKAISTFSMRNPILVLSIAGFLCVGGLYADGLVGTQTDIQALAPQDMPALLELEHMGEILGGDDQLNLIIKTDDNADPELLEWIDEFSEHEVDGRRYIQDSSSIVDIVKEANFGVFYPEIISR; via the coding sequence ATGGCTTCAGGTACGGATACCTTTGTCAGTAAGAACTCAAAAGTGTATCAGAATTATGATTACCTGTATCTGAATCATTTTGGTACCGATTCCATTGTGGTAATGGTTGAAGGTAGTGATGTTACGGAACCGGAGCTTTTGAAAGCTCTTGACAGAGCTTATCTTTCTGTTCAGAAAATACCAGGTGTGGTAGAAGTAACTTCGCCTTCTACCATTATTAAAGAAGTCAATTATCAGATGACTGGCAGAAGTACGATCCCGGATGATTCGGAAACGATTGATGGGATAATTGCTTCAACAATGCCAAGTGCTCTTATGCCTGACGATACACACGCTGTAATGGCTGTTATCATGGAAGGTACTGTATCGGATTCCACTAAAGAGGAAGTCCTCAGGGAGACAGAAATTTCCATTGAGCTTGCAAATTTTCCTGCTGGTTACAACGTGATCGTTACTGGAGATTCTGCGTTCAGGATAGCGATGGATGAGGAGATGAATTCAACTATGATAATGCTACTTGCATTATCTGTTCTTCTGATGATAGTAGCATTATACCTGGTGTTCAAGCATGTCAGGTGGAGACTGCTTCCCCTTCCAATAGTACTTGTAGGCATAATATTCACTTTTGGTGCAATGGGTTTCCTCGGCATTCCGATGACAATGGTATCAATGTCAGCTTTCCCTGTTCTTATAGGAATTGGCATTGATTATTCCATCCAGTTCCATAACAGGATAGAGGAAGAACATGCACATGGGAAAACAGAGGACGAGGCTGTAATTGACACTATCAAACACGCCGGACCGGCAGTATTGAATGCACTTATAATCACAGCTCTTGGTTTCTCCTCATTGTTCGCATCCACAGTTCCAATGACACAGGATTTTGGAAAACTTCTGATTACCGGTATAGTGATGTGCTTCATTTCATCTCTATTCCTGGGAGTCGCTGTACTCTATGGTTTTGATAAATTATCCAAAATGAACATCCTTGGAAGACTTGGTTTTAATAAGAAATCCACACATCATGAAACTCATTCTACAGTTGTTGTTGAAGAAGAACATGAACCGGATTTCCTTGAAAAAGCTCTTAAGGCAATTTCTACATTTTCAATGAGAAATCCTATTCTTGTTTTATCTATAGCAGGTTTCCTGTGTGTAGGTGGTCTTTATGCAGATGGTCTTGTAGGTACCCAGACTGATATTCAGGCTTTAGCCCCACAGGACATGCCTGCTCTGCTAGAACTGGAACATATGGGAGAGATCCTTGGAGGTGATGACCAGTTAAATCTCATCATAAAGACAGATGATAATGCTGACCCGGAACTTCTGGAATGGATCGATGAGTTCTCTGAACACGAAGTCGATGGGAGAAGATACATACAGGACTCGTCAAGTATTGTTGATATTGTAAAGGAAGCAAATTTCGGTGTGTTTTATCCCGAAATTATTTCGCGCTAA
- a CDS encoding alpha/beta hydrolase family protein codes for MSEVNTIPDLSQILSSEPHWTNTKYSKNMLMDALVKHLLGLMPYGMSDLGEVLEVVGHLKPGDEGRWINAWGAMAQRLQYRAEEAERADKQITASTSFLRASTYWRASLMNFSQPNDSRIGDYARASSKCYERYLELSGYPGQYVEIPYENSFLPGHFYRSPVAVDNAPLLIITPGRDTWAEDTRWVYDGAIRRGIHCLVYDGPGQGYALRLNNMTFRPDWENVVSPVIDFALTIPGIDPSRIGLMGLSFGGFLAPRAAAFEKRIKLLIADPGNISWGGSIISRLKPVSKLPRFLRPSFVDSMMKDYAWKHGVSVKEVFRILEEYDNTSVIDKITCETLVMDGTAEIIPGQAKKFFDALKCPKHYMLFDETTTSQSHCQMGGYTTATEYLFDWIDERL; via the coding sequence ATGAGCGAAGTGAATACGATACCGGATCTTTCACAGATCTTAAGTTCAGAGCCACATTGGACAAACACCAAGTACAGTAAGAATATGCTGATGGATGCCTTAGTGAAACATCTCCTCGGCCTGATGCCATACGGTATGTCGGACCTCGGAGAGGTTCTTGAAGTAGTCGGTCATCTTAAACCCGGCGATGAAGGGCGTTGGATAAACGCATGGGGTGCCATGGCACAACGTCTACAATATAGAGCTGAAGAGGCGGAACGGGCAGATAAACAGATCACTGCATCCACTTCATTCCTTCGGGCGTCAACTTACTGGCGTGCCTCCCTGATGAACTTTAGCCAGCCCAATGATTCGCGTATCGGCGATTATGCACGTGCAAGCTCAAAGTGCTATGAGCGGTACCTTGAATTATCTGGTTATCCCGGGCAGTATGTTGAGATCCCTTATGAAAACAGTTTTCTTCCGGGTCATTTCTACAGATCTCCTGTTGCAGTAGATAACGCTCCGCTGCTCATCATCACACCGGGTAGGGACACCTGGGCCGAAGATACACGCTGGGTGTATGATGGCGCCATCAGACGAGGAATCCATTGTCTGGTGTATGATGGTCCTGGGCAGGGGTACGCCCTGAGACTCAACAATATGACCTTCAGGCCTGACTGGGAGAATGTCGTAAGCCCGGTGATAGACTTTGCACTGACAATACCGGGGATTGACCCTTCCAGAATCGGACTAATGGGATTGAGCTTCGGTGGTTTTCTGGCTCCAAGAGCCGCAGCTTTTGAAAAGAGGATCAAATTATTGATTGCTGATCCTGGGAATATCAGTTGGGGAGGTTCAATCATCAGTAGATTAAAGCCTGTGAGTAAACTGCCAAGGTTTTTGCGTCCATCATTTGTTGACTCTATGATGAAAGATTACGCGTGGAAACATGGTGTGTCCGTAAAGGAAGTCTTCAGGATCCTTGAGGAATATGACAATACATCCGTAATAGACAAGATTACATGTGAGACTCTGGTTATGGATGGAACCGCTGAAATTATTCCCGGGCAGGCGAAAAAGTTTTTTGACGCATTAAAGTGCCCCAAACACTACATGTTGTTTGATGAGACCACAACCTCCCAATCACATTGTCAAATGGGAGGTTACACTACCGCAACGGAGTATCTGTTTGACTGGATCGACGAAAGGCTATGA
- a CDS encoding helix-turn-helix transcriptional regulator, with protein MKTGLMAKEGDTYRLSGMGPVVVANMERLLGTLELYEENMDYWKNHDLSSLPPYLKERIHELGSCRIVPLKKENIMLRSGFLNEVLNSSKVLLLASVFHSDIPFLYSELLGRGIDTNIIITETAFKSMQKELLEEKDVIELKNPLFGKLFEEYRKEAGKLLNSENPDVFIYPGNEVPASILLTDTFFSIIFYEKNGNIPRQGICSWDPGALSWGEELFMYYKCNSPNQK; from the coding sequence GTGAAAACAGGACTGATGGCAAAGGAAGGAGATACGTACCGGCTTTCGGGCATGGGACCCGTGGTGGTTGCAAACATGGAACGTCTGCTCGGGACCCTGGAGCTTTACGAAGAGAATATGGATTACTGGAAGAACCATGATCTCAGTTCCCTTCCCCCTTACCTGAAAGAAAGGATTCACGAACTTGGCAGTTGCAGAATCGTGCCCCTTAAAAAAGAAAACATAATGCTCCGGAGCGGTTTCCTGAATGAGGTTCTGAATTCAAGTAAGGTCCTGCTCCTTGCTTCGGTCTTCCATTCTGACATCCCGTTCCTTTATTCAGAGCTTCTGGGGAGAGGTATCGACACAAACATCATAATAACTGAAACCGCTTTCAAAAGCATGCAGAAGGAACTGCTTGAAGAAAAGGATGTAATCGAATTGAAGAACCCCTTATTCGGGAAACTTTTTGAGGAATACAGAAAAGAGGCAGGCAAACTCCTGAACAGTGAAAATCCGGATGTCTTCATCTATCCGGGGAATGAAGTGCCTGCATCTATCCTCCTAACAGACACCTTTTTTTCAATCATATTCTACGAGAAGAATGGGAACATTCCCAGGCAGGGCATCTGTTCCTGGGATCCGGGAGCTCTGAGCTGGGGGGAGGAGCTTTTCATGTACTACAAATGTAATTCCCCGAATCAGAAATAG
- a CDS encoding TrmB family transcriptional regulator codes for MTLKIIDNLQKLGFTENEAKIYSVLVCLKKANAREIFEASGVPRSKIYKVLRRMEEKGYVQIIDGQPTCYRAKEPEELISRIRDDLILSLAETSSELKVLSLECGACDVGNSSRYHGKVRRLVWA; via the coding sequence ATGACTCTGAAAATAATCGATAACCTGCAGAAACTCGGTTTCACGGAAAACGAAGCCAAGATATATTCCGTTCTTGTTTGCCTGAAAAAGGCAAACGCAAGGGAAATTTTCGAGGCAAGCGGGGTTCCCAGATCCAAGATCTACAAGGTCCTCCGGAGAATGGAGGAAAAAGGATACGTGCAAATAATCGACGGGCAGCCGACCTGTTACCGGGCCAAGGAACCTGAAGAACTGATATCAAGGATCAGGGATGATCTAATTCTTTCCCTTGCCGAAACCTCTTCCGAGTTAAAAGTTCTGAGTCTGGAATGTGGAGCATGTGATGTAGGGAATTCAAGCAGATACCACGGAAAAGTCCGGAGGCTGGTTTGGGCTTAA